A region of Nocardioides alkalitolerans DNA encodes the following proteins:
- a CDS encoding RNA polymerase sigma factor, giving the protein MSDLDLAEAHRLHAGELLGFAVNVLRDRGAAEECVQDTFTRAWQARATYDATRASLRTWLFAIARNAVVDHLRVRERRQRRAAAAAEEAGLEARVVPLHRAPESALVEDRLELAWALSQLSPAHRRVVVAVRLEGLTYDALSARDGVPVATLRTRMYHALRALRALLEPEGES; this is encoded by the coding sequence ATGTCCGACCTCGACCTCGCGGAGGCGCACCGCCTGCACGCGGGCGAGCTGCTGGGTTTCGCGGTCAACGTGCTGCGCGACCGCGGCGCGGCGGAGGAGTGCGTGCAGGACACGTTCACGCGGGCGTGGCAGGCCCGGGCCACGTACGACGCCACCCGGGCCTCCCTGCGCACCTGGCTGTTCGCCATCGCGCGCAACGCGGTGGTCGACCACCTGAGGGTGCGGGAGCGGCGGCAGCGCCGGGCGGCGGCCGCGGCCGAGGAGGCCGGGCTCGAGGCGCGGGTGGTGCCGCTCCACCGGGCGCCGGAGTCGGCGCTCGTCGAGGACCGTCTCGAGCTGGCCTGGGCTCTCTCCCAGCTCAGCCCCGCGCACCGCCGCGTCGTGGTCGCCGTCCGGTTGGAGGGGCTCACCTACGATGCCCTGTCCGCCCGGGACGGGGTGCCGGTCGCGACGCTGCGGACGCGGATGTACCACGCCCTGCGCGCGCTCCGTGCGCTGCTGGAACCGGAGGGGGAGTCATGA
- a CDS encoding S8 family serine peptidase, whose product MLTISPASAAPGDGDAPLPIPEATAPSVERAKIAPGVDLDTDARQTVFVQITGAGAADAAAQRSGSSARSQATQRRAQVEATADELLDVAQAADSGATSSFTVSNAVPGVSITGTTAAIEALAAEPGVAKVSRIAERTLDNSSAAALVRANTVWNLGANTGKGVKIGVIDTGVDYTHSTFGGPGTVEAFEAANAASTEDGWREALPARGQAKIAGGYDFVGDDYNADPTSETYNPVPSPDPNPLDCEGHGTHVAGSAGGYGVLPGGGTFAGNYASVGPKTLRALEIGPGMAPESEIYALRVFGCGGSTNEVIAALDWSLDPNGDGDFSDRLDIINLSLGSAFVPADDPQNAVIDTLTRHGVLTVASNGNEGDLTDAGGSPGSATSSLAVASSVDSMQRRDAVTVTAPAALAGPAAGQFSQAYDFANEPPVSGTVAAIPGSNADGCQALSTADAAKVNGKIAWLEWDDVDATRRCGSIARAANVKAAGAIGAIFTSELDVFGAGISGDPDIPVIQLTGTETERLRSAAAAGTLAITFDGDLAQSISTYDDAITDTVSGFTSRGGHGTYNGVKPDVAAPGDTISSAAVGTGSRSASLSGTSMAAPVTAGVAALVVAKHPEWTPLQVKAAVMNTATNDLFTDEGRTGAKYGPARVGAGRIDARSATETTTLAWTNGTNNPVSATFGVVNVASGSANATRSKTVTVRNNSSASVTYKLGWQGSTNQPGVRYTLSATSVTVPARSERSVTLNMVVTPSAVQRQIDPTMDPEQLETPRQFVSAASGRLTITAPNKTPLRVPVHGVARVNSTTTASVANQQLVLSGNGVDQGEGTARQRSVVSVLELGARSGQMPICTGTQTVGCVDQGSDRGMDLQSVGAGSSNTHLWFGIDTWGDWATVGRLSVPFVDYDVNGDGTPDYETYLQFFPDSDVLYSVTVDLESGDTVDQQPVNFFDADVDTNVFDTDVVLLPVRKAAIGLPTGTASAPITYVAGVYDAAVGGTTDATGEVEYDAGTPRIRTEGPLFEDTDGATIDLLGAGGADALVLHLYGAPGRRGEIVPVPAVS is encoded by the coding sequence ATGCTCACCATCTCCCCCGCGTCAGCCGCCCCCGGCGACGGCGACGCGCCCCTGCCGATCCCCGAGGCCACGGCCCCGTCGGTCGAGCGGGCCAAGATCGCCCCCGGTGTCGACCTCGACACCGACGCGCGCCAGACGGTCTTCGTGCAGATCACCGGGGCGGGTGCCGCCGACGCGGCCGCCCAGCGCTCGGGCAGCTCCGCGCGCTCGCAGGCCACCCAGCGCCGCGCGCAGGTCGAGGCCACCGCCGACGAGCTCCTCGACGTCGCGCAGGCGGCGGACTCGGGAGCGACGTCGTCGTTCACCGTCAGCAACGCGGTGCCGGGCGTGTCGATCACGGGCACCACGGCCGCCATCGAGGCCCTTGCCGCCGAGCCCGGCGTCGCGAAGGTCTCCCGCATCGCCGAGCGCACGCTCGACAACTCGAGCGCCGCGGCGCTCGTGCGCGCCAACACGGTCTGGAACCTCGGCGCCAACACCGGCAAGGGCGTGAAGATCGGCGTCATCGACACCGGCGTCGACTACACCCACTCGACCTTCGGCGGCCCCGGCACGGTCGAGGCCTTCGAGGCCGCGAACGCGGCCTCCACCGAGGACGGCTGGCGCGAGGCGCTCCCCGCGCGCGGCCAGGCCAAGATCGCCGGCGGCTACGACTTCGTGGGCGACGACTACAACGCCGACCCGACGTCGGAGACCTACAACCCGGTCCCCTCGCCCGACCCCAACCCCCTCGACTGCGAGGGCCACGGCACGCACGTGGCCGGCAGCGCGGGCGGGTACGGCGTGCTGCCCGGCGGCGGCACCTTCGCCGGCAACTACGCCTCCGTGGGCCCGAAGACGCTCCGCGCGCTCGAGATCGGTCCGGGCATGGCGCCCGAGTCCGAGATCTACGCCCTCCGGGTGTTCGGTTGCGGCGGCAGCACCAACGAGGTCATCGCGGCGCTCGACTGGTCGCTCGACCCCAACGGCGACGGTGACTTCTCCGACCGTCTCGACATCATCAACCTGTCCCTCGGCTCCGCCTTCGTGCCGGCCGACGACCCCCAGAACGCGGTCATCGACACGCTGACCCGCCACGGCGTCCTCACGGTCGCCTCCAACGGCAACGAGGGCGACCTCACCGACGCCGGCGGCTCGCCGGGCAGCGCGACCAGCTCCCTCGCCGTCGCGAGCAGCGTCGACTCGATGCAGCGCCGCGACGCGGTGACGGTCACCGCCCCCGCGGCCCTCGCCGGTCCCGCCGCGGGCCAGTTCTCCCAGGCCTACGACTTCGCGAACGAGCCGCCGGTCTCCGGCACGGTCGCGGCGATCCCCGGCTCCAACGCCGACGGCTGCCAGGCGCTCTCGACGGCGGACGCCGCCAAGGTGAACGGCAAGATCGCCTGGCTCGAGTGGGACGACGTGGACGCCACGCGGCGCTGCGGTTCGATCGCCCGCGCCGCGAACGTGAAGGCCGCCGGCGCCATCGGCGCCATCTTCACCAGCGAGCTCGACGTCTTCGGCGCCGGCATCTCCGGCGACCCGGACATCCCGGTCATCCAGCTCACGGGCACCGAGACCGAGCGCCTCCGCTCGGCCGCGGCCGCCGGCACCCTCGCGATCACCTTCGACGGCGACCTCGCGCAGAGCATCTCGACCTACGACGACGCCATCACCGACACCGTCTCGGGCTTCACCTCCCGCGGTGGCCACGGCACCTACAACGGCGTGAAGCCGGACGTCGCCGCCCCCGGCGACACCATCAGCTCCGCCGCGGTCGGCACCGGCAGCCGGAGCGCCTCTCTCTCCGGCACGTCGATGGCCGCACCGGTCACCGCCGGTGTCGCCGCGCTCGTCGTGGCCAAGCACCCGGAGTGGACCCCGCTGCAGGTCAAGGCCGCCGTCATGAACACCGCGACCAACGACCTGTTCACCGACGAGGGCCGCACGGGCGCCAAGTACGGCCCGGCCCGCGTCGGCGCCGGTCGCATCGACGCCCGCTCGGCGACGGAGACGACCACGCTCGCGTGGACCAACGGCACCAACAACCCCGTCTCCGCCACCTTCGGCGTCGTCAACGTCGCCTCCGGTTCCGCCAACGCCACCCGCTCCAAGACGGTGACGGTGCGCAACAACTCGTCCGCCTCGGTCACCTACAAGCTGGGCTGGCAGGGCTCGACGAACCAGCCGGGCGTCCGCTACACGCTGTCGGCCACCTCGGTGACGGTCCCCGCTCGCTCGGAGCGGTCGGTGACGCTCAACATGGTCGTCACGCCCAGCGCGGTCCAGCGCCAGATCGACCCGACGATGGACCCCGAGCAGCTCGAGACCCCGCGCCAGTTCGTCTCGGCCGCCTCGGGCCGCCTGACCATCACGGCACCCAACAAGACGCCGCTGCGCGTCCCGGTCCACGGTGTCGCGCGGGTCAACTCCACGACCACCGCCTCGGTCGCCAACCAGCAGCTCGTGCTGAGCGGCAACGGGGTCGACCAGGGTGAGGGCACGGCGCGCCAGCGCTCCGTGGTCTCGGTGCTCGAGCTGGGCGCGCGCAGCGGCCAGATGCCGATCTGCACCGGCACCCAGACGGTCGGCTGCGTCGACCAGGGCTCGGACCGCGGCATGGACCTCCAGTCCGTCGGCGCCGGTTCGTCGAACACCCACCTCTGGTTCGGCATCGACACCTGGGGCGACTGGGCGACCGTGGGTCGCCTCAGCGTCCCGTTCGTGGACTACGACGTGAACGGCGACGGCACCCCCGACTACGAGACGTACCTCCAGTTCTTCCCGGACTCGGACGTCCTGTACTCGGTCACCGTCGACCTGGAGTCCGGCGACACGGTCGACCAGCAGCCGGTGAACTTCTTCGACGCCGACGTCGACACGAACGTGTTCGACACCGACGTGGTCCTGCTCCCGGTCCGCAAGGCGGCCATCGGCCTCCCGACCGGCACGGCGAGCGCGCCCATCACCTACGTGGCGGGCGTGTACGACGCGGCGGTCGGCGGCACCACGGACGCGACCGGCGAGGTGGAGTACGACGCGGGCACCCCCCGCATCCGCACCGAGGGCCCGCTGTTCGAGGACACCGACGGCGCCACGATCGACCTGCTCGGCGCCGGCGGTGCCGACGCCCTGGTCCTGCACCTCTACGGTGCGCCGGGCCGCCGCGGCGAGATCGTCCCGGTCCCCGCGGTGAGCTGA
- a CDS encoding ATP-binding cassette domain-containing protein, whose product MIDVNGLTKTYGAHRAVDDVSLTARPGRVTGFLGPNGAGKSTTMRMMVGLTPPTSGTARICGAAYADLPNPPREVGVLLDASAQHAGRTGREILTVAAMTAGLPRSRATEMLDLVSLTAEEADRRVRNYSLGMRQRLGIAVALVGDPEVLVLDEPANGLDPAGIRWMRDLLRGFAADGGTVLLSSHLLHEIEVIADDLVVIGRGRIVAEGTKASLLERAGTVVAPLEVADAAALVQACTAAGLAVTRQGDGSLRVEADAPVVGRLAHQAGVPLARLQPAGGTGLEEMFLQLTADTQRETTTTTTNGGMAA is encoded by the coding sequence ATGATCGACGTCAACGGACTGACCAAGACGTACGGCGCGCACCGCGCCGTCGACGACGTGAGCCTCACCGCCCGCCCCGGCCGCGTCACCGGCTTCCTCGGCCCCAACGGCGCCGGGAAGTCCACGACCATGCGGATGATGGTCGGACTCACGCCCCCGACCTCCGGCACCGCGCGGATCTGCGGCGCGGCGTACGCCGACCTGCCGAACCCGCCCCGCGAGGTCGGGGTGCTGCTCGACGCCTCCGCCCAGCACGCGGGCCGCACCGGACGCGAGATCCTCACGGTCGCCGCGATGACCGCCGGGCTGCCCCGCAGCCGGGCGACGGAGATGCTCGACCTGGTCTCCCTCACCGCGGAGGAGGCCGACCGCCGGGTGCGCAACTACTCGCTCGGCATGCGCCAGCGGCTCGGGATCGCCGTCGCGCTGGTCGGCGACCCCGAGGTGCTCGTGCTCGACGAGCCGGCCAACGGGCTCGACCCGGCCGGGATCCGGTGGATGCGCGACCTGCTGCGCGGGTTCGCGGCGGACGGTGGCACGGTGCTGCTGTCCAGCCACCTGCTCCACGAGATCGAGGTGATCGCCGACGACCTCGTCGTCATCGGCCGGGGGCGGATCGTCGCCGAGGGCACCAAGGCGTCGCTGCTCGAGCGTGCCGGCACCGTGGTGGCGCCCCTCGAGGTGGCCGATGCGGCCGCGCTCGTGCAGGCCTGCACCGCGGCCGGGCTGGCCGTGACCCGTCAGGGCGACGGGTCGCTCCGCGTCGAAGCCGACGCCCCCGTGGTCGGCCGGCTGGCCCACCAGGCCGGTGTGCCGCTCGCCCGGCTCCAGCCCGCGGGCGGCACCGGGCTCGAGGAGATGTTCCTGCAGCTGACCGCCGACACGCAGCGGGAGACCACCACCACCACGACGAACGGAGGGATGGCAGCATGA
- a CDS encoding ABC transporter permease subunit produces the protein MSTTVDAGPVTAPTPAVRSARTDLRRPSFGRLVLVEARKTFDTRAGLWLCASIVLLALVATAAVIAFAPRADLDYGQFAGAIGTPMAIILPVLAILSVTSEWSQRSGLTTFTMVPQRGRVIGAKAAVAAIVGVVSMLVALGVGAVGTLVGSAVAGIDPVWDVTVAQFTSIVIANLLGMAVGFMLGVLLRSSPAAIVGYFVYSFVLSTLSYTLAAYQDWWADLQPWLDFNYAQTALFEDWPTGQEWAHLATASVPWLLLPLAVGLLLLRRSEVK, from the coding sequence ATGAGCACGACCGTCGACGCCGGACCCGTCACCGCCCCCACCCCCGCCGTCCGGTCCGCGCGCACCGACCTGCGACGCCCCTCGTTCGGACGCCTCGTGCTCGTCGAGGCCCGCAAGACCTTCGACACGCGGGCGGGACTGTGGCTGTGCGCGAGCATCGTGCTGCTCGCCCTCGTCGCGACGGCCGCGGTCATCGCGTTCGCTCCCCGGGCCGACCTGGACTACGGCCAGTTCGCCGGCGCGATCGGCACGCCCATGGCGATCATCCTGCCGGTCCTCGCCATCCTGTCCGTGACCAGCGAGTGGAGCCAGCGCAGCGGGCTCACCACCTTCACGATGGTGCCGCAGCGCGGGCGCGTCATCGGCGCGAAGGCGGCCGTCGCGGCCATCGTGGGTGTCGTGTCCATGCTCGTCGCCCTGGGCGTCGGCGCGGTCGGCACCCTGGTCGGTTCCGCCGTCGCGGGCATCGACCCGGTCTGGGACGTGACCGTCGCCCAGTTCACCTCGATCGTCATCGCCAACCTGCTCGGCATGGCGGTCGGCTTCATGCTCGGCGTGCTGCTGCGGAGCTCCCCGGCCGCGATCGTCGGCTACTTCGTCTACTCCTTCGTGCTCAGCACCCTCAGCTACACCCTGGCCGCCTACCAGGACTGGTGGGCCGACCTGCAGCCCTGGCTGGACTTCAACTACGCGCAGACGGCGCTGTTCGAGGACTGGCCCACCGGCCAGGAGTGGGCGCACCTGGCGACGGCCTCCGTGCCGTGGCTCCTCCTGCCCCTCGCCGTGGGCCTGCTCCTGCTGCGGCGCTCCGAGGTGAAGTGA
- a CDS encoding acetolactate synthase large subunit has product MSEQSEASTPTVTGAQSLVKSLESAGVDTIFGIPGGAILPAYDPLMDSTQIRHILVRHEQAGGHAAQGYAVATGRVGVCMATSGPGATNLVTPLADAHMDSVPLVAVTGQVGASMIGTDAFQEADIRGITMPITKHNFLVTDPADIPVKIAEAFHIASTGRPGPVLVDIAKSALQASTTFRWPTELNLPGYRPVTRPHGKQIREAVKLILESRKPVLYVGGGVVRSGASRELRRLAEFTGMPVVTTLMALGAFPDSHPQHMGMPGMHGTVAAVAALQKSDLIISLGARFDDRVTGNLDSFAPNARVIHADIDPAEIGKNRHVDVPIVGDAREVIDELLALLTSQADAGHTGDYEGWAAFLSGVKGRYPLGYDAPPDGALAPQYVLERLSDIAGPDSIYCSGVGQHQMWSAHFVQYEHPRTWINSGGLGTMGFSVPAAMGAKVGRPDTTVWSIDGDGCFQMTNQELATCAIEGIPIKVAVVNNESLGMVRQWQSLFYEGRYSNTDLHSKRIPDFVKLADAYGCVGLSCETPDQVDATIEKAMEINDVPVVVDFRVHRDAMVWPMVAAGSSNDDIKYARDLAPTFDEDDL; this is encoded by the coding sequence ATGAGTGAGCAGAGCGAGGCGTCCACGCCGACCGTGACCGGGGCGCAGAGCCTCGTCAAGTCGCTGGAGAGCGCCGGGGTCGACACGATCTTCGGCATCCCGGGCGGGGCGATCCTCCCGGCCTACGACCCCCTGATGGACTCCACGCAGATCCGCCACATCCTCGTGCGCCACGAGCAGGCGGGCGGCCACGCCGCGCAGGGGTACGCCGTGGCGACCGGTCGCGTCGGGGTCTGCATGGCCACGTCGGGCCCGGGGGCGACGAACCTCGTCACGCCGCTGGCCGACGCCCACATGGACTCGGTGCCGCTCGTCGCGGTCACGGGCCAGGTCGGCGCGTCCATGATCGGCACGGACGCCTTCCAGGAGGCGGACATCCGCGGCATCACGATGCCGATCACCAAGCACAACTTCCTCGTCACCGACCCCGCCGACATCCCGGTCAAGATCGCCGAGGCGTTCCACATCGCCTCGACCGGCCGTCCCGGCCCGGTGCTGGTCGACATCGCGAAGTCCGCGCTGCAGGCGTCGACCACGTTCCGCTGGCCGACGGAGCTCAACCTCCCCGGCTACCGCCCGGTGACGCGCCCCCACGGCAAGCAGATCCGCGAGGCCGTCAAGCTCATCCTCGAGTCGCGCAAGCCGGTGCTCTACGTCGGCGGCGGCGTCGTCCGCTCCGGCGCCTCCCGCGAGCTCCGCCGCCTGGCCGAGTTCACGGGCATGCCCGTCGTCACGACCCTGATGGCGCTCGGCGCGTTCCCCGACAGCCACCCGCAGCACATGGGCATGCCCGGCATGCACGGCACGGTCGCGGCGGTCGCGGCGCTCCAGAAGAGCGACCTCATCATCAGCCTCGGCGCGCGCTTCGACGACCGCGTCACCGGCAACCTCGACTCCTTCGCCCCGAACGCCCGCGTGATCCACGCCGACATCGACCCCGCGGAGATCGGCAAGAACCGCCACGTGGACGTGCCGATCGTCGGCGACGCGCGCGAGGTCATCGACGAGCTGCTGGCGCTCCTGACGTCGCAGGCCGACGCCGGCCACACCGGCGACTACGAGGGCTGGGCCGCGTTCCTCTCCGGGGTGAAGGGCCGCTACCCGCTGGGGTACGACGCGCCCCCGGACGGCGCCCTCGCGCCGCAGTACGTGCTCGAGCGGCTGAGCGACATCGCCGGCCCCGACTCCATCTACTGCTCGGGCGTCGGGCAGCACCAGATGTGGTCGGCGCACTTCGTGCAGTACGAGCACCCGCGCACCTGGATCAACTCCGGCGGTCTCGGCACGATGGGCTTCTCGGTGCCCGCCGCGATGGGTGCCAAGGTCGGCCGTCCCGACACGACCGTCTGGTCGATCGACGGCGACGGCTGCTTCCAGATGACCAACCAGGAGCTGGCCACCTGCGCGATCGAGGGCATCCCGATCAAGGTCGCCGTCGTCAACAACGAGTCGCTCGGCATGGTGCGCCAGTGGCAGTCGCTCTTCTACGAGGGCCGCTACTCCAACACCGACCTGCACTCGAAGCGCATCCCCGACTTCGTCAAGCTCGCGGACGCCTACGGCTGCGTCGGGCTCTCCTGCGAGACGCCCGACCAGGTCGACGCGACCATCGAGAAGGCCATGGAGATCAACGACGTCCCCGTCGTCGTCGACTTCCGCGTCCACCGCGACGCGATGGTGTGGCCCATGGTGGCCGCCGGCTCCAGCAACGACGACATCAAGTACGCGCGGGACCTCGCGCCCACCTTCGACGAGGACGACCTCTAA
- a CDS encoding DsbA family oxidoreductase: MRIEIWSDVVCPWCFIGKRRMETALASFEHADEVEVVYRSFELDPSAPRNGTERTVDALTRKYGPQAPQMMAQVDGIAREEGLHFQQDRTVHGNTVDAHRLLHLALADGGPAQQVVVKEAFLSAYFEHARNLSDPAELRAVAVEAGLDAERVDAVLASDEYADAVAADVQQARAFGATGVPFFVVDRAFGVSGAQSVEVFTQVLERAWAQSHPSLVQVGGDDADACGPDGCAVPGA; the protein is encoded by the coding sequence GTGCGCATCGAGATCTGGTCCGACGTCGTGTGTCCGTGGTGCTTCATCGGCAAGCGCCGGATGGAGACCGCCCTGGCGTCCTTCGAGCACGCCGACGAGGTCGAGGTGGTCTACCGCTCGTTCGAGCTGGACCCCTCGGCGCCGCGGAACGGCACGGAGCGCACGGTGGACGCGCTCACGCGGAAGTACGGCCCCCAGGCGCCGCAGATGATGGCCCAGGTGGACGGCATCGCCCGCGAGGAGGGCCTGCACTTCCAGCAGGACCGCACCGTGCACGGCAACACCGTCGACGCCCACCGGTTGCTGCACCTCGCGCTCGCCGACGGCGGTCCTGCCCAGCAGGTGGTGGTCAAGGAGGCGTTCCTCTCGGCGTACTTCGAGCACGCCCGCAACCTGTCCGACCCCGCCGAGCTGCGCGCCGTCGCGGTCGAGGCGGGCCTGGACGCCGAGCGGGTGGACGCGGTGCTCGCGAGCGACGAGTACGCCGACGCGGTCGCCGCGGACGTGCAGCAGGCGCGTGCGTTCGGGGCCACCGGTGTGCCGTTCTTCGTCGTCGACCGCGCCTTCGGGGTCTCGGGGGCGCAGTCGGTCGAGGTGTTCACCCAGGTGCTCGAGCGGGCCTGGGCCCAGTCGCACCCGTCCCTCGTGCAGGTCGGCGGGGACGACGCCGACGCGTGCGGTCCCGACGGCTGCGCGGTGCCGGGGGCCTGA
- a CDS encoding 4a-hydroxytetrahydrobiopterin dehydratase, which yields MSDSADADPRALLSGDDLLAADLPDWRLLLRSLHARFELEYGDALALVAAIGAHAAEVDHHPDIELRYGAVRVVTHSHDVGGVTARDVALARRVSELAREHGARPAPEKVQALEIALDTPDLARIKPFWQAVLGLADNPRDGDELADALGTGLPGFWFQTSEPTEEDRVGEPAGRMRFHLDITVPHDVALDRVEAALAAGGRLVTAEHARSFWVLADAEGNKACVCTWQDRG from the coding sequence ATGAGCGACAGCGCCGACGCCGACCCCCGCGCCCTCCTGAGCGGCGACGACCTCCTGGCCGCCGACCTCCCCGACTGGCGCCTGCTGCTGCGGTCGCTGCACGCCCGCTTCGAGCTGGAGTACGGCGATGCGCTGGCCCTCGTCGCGGCCATCGGCGCCCACGCGGCCGAGGTCGACCACCACCCCGACATCGAGCTGCGCTACGGCGCGGTCCGCGTCGTGACGCACAGCCACGACGTGGGCGGGGTGACCGCCCGCGACGTCGCGCTCGCCCGGCGGGTGTCGGAGCTGGCGCGCGAGCACGGCGCCCGGCCGGCGCCGGAGAAGGTGCAGGCCCTGGAGATCGCGCTCGACACCCCCGACCTCGCTCGGATCAAGCCGTTCTGGCAGGCCGTGCTGGGGCTCGCCGACAACCCGCGCGACGGGGACGAGCTGGCGGACGCGCTGGGCACGGGCCTCCCGGGGTTCTGGTTCCAGACGAGCGAGCCGACGGAGGAGGACCGCGTGGGGGAGCCCGCGGGTCGCATGCGGTTCCACCTCGACATCACGGTCCCGCACGACGTGGCCCTCGACCGGGTCGAGGCGGCGCTCGCGGCCGGCGGCCGCCTGGTCACGGCCGAGCACGCCCGTTCCTTCTGGGTGCTGGCCGACGCGGAGGGCAACAAGGCGTGCGTCTGCACGTGGCAGGACCGCGGCTGA
- the ilvN gene encoding acetolactate synthase small subunit produces the protein MSDKHTLSVLVENKPGVLARIAALFSRRGYNIDSLAVGPTEHPEISRMTIVVDVETSPMEQVVKQLNKLVEVIKIVELDPTNSVNRELVMVKVRADTETRGQVLDTVQLFRAKVIDVAPDAVTIQITGNSGKIADFLRVLEPFGIRELVQSGMVGIGRGSRSITERTVRPVPVPVPAAG, from the coding sequence ATGAGCGACAAGCACACTCTCTCGGTCCTGGTGGAGAACAAGCCCGGCGTGCTCGCGCGCATCGCGGCCCTGTTCAGCCGCCGCGGCTACAACATCGACAGCCTCGCGGTGGGCCCGACGGAGCACCCCGAGATCTCCCGCATGACGATCGTCGTCGACGTCGAGACGTCGCCGATGGAGCAGGTCGTCAAGCAGCTCAACAAGCTCGTCGAGGTCATCAAGATCGTCGAGCTCGACCCGACGAACTCGGTCAACCGCGAGCTCGTCATGGTCAAGGTCCGCGCCGACACCGAGACCCGCGGCCAGGTGCTCGACACCGTGCAGCTCTTCCGCGCCAAGGTCATCGACGTCGCCCCCGACGCCGTGACGATCCAGATCACCGGCAACTCCGGCAAGATCGCCGACTTCCTGCGCGTGCTCGAGCCCTTCGGCATCCGCGAGCTCGTGCAGTCGGGCATGGTCGGGATCGGCCGCGGCTCGCGCTCCATCACCGAGCGCACCGTGCGCCCGGTGCCCGTCCCGGTCCCGGCGGCCGGCTGA
- the ilvC gene encoding ketol-acid reductoisomerase, whose translation MAEIYYDDDADLSLIQGKNVAVIGYGSQGHAHALNLRDSGVDVRVGLAAGSKSRAKAEEEGLRVLDVAAAVEEADVVVILTPDQVQRHVYAESIQPHLAAGDTLVFGHGFNIRYGYITAPEGVDVILVAPKAPGHTVRREYVAGRGIPDIIAVEQDASGAAWDLAKSYAKAIGGTRAGVIKTTFTEETETDLFGEQAVLCGGVSHLVQAGFETLTEAGYQPEIAYFEVLHELKLIVDLMWEGGIAKQRWSVSDTAEYGDYVSGPRVVDAGTKERMQGILADIQDGTFAKRFIGDQDNGGEEFQRLREEEAGHPIEKTGKELRAHFSWQQADADYTEGSAAR comes from the coding sequence GTGGCTGAGATCTACTACGACGACGACGCCGACCTGTCCCTGATCCAGGGCAAGAACGTGGCCGTCATCGGCTACGGCAGCCAGGGGCACGCCCACGCCCTCAACCTGCGCGACTCCGGCGTCGACGTCCGCGTCGGCCTGGCCGCGGGCTCGAAGAGCCGCGCCAAGGCGGAGGAGGAGGGCCTGCGGGTCCTCGATGTCGCGGCGGCGGTCGAGGAGGCCGACGTGGTCGTCATCCTCACGCCCGACCAGGTGCAGCGCCACGTCTACGCCGAGTCGATCCAGCCCCACCTCGCCGCGGGCGACACGCTGGTCTTCGGCCACGGCTTCAACATCCGCTACGGCTACATCACCGCGCCCGAGGGCGTCGACGTGATCCTCGTGGCCCCCAAGGCCCCGGGCCACACGGTGCGTCGTGAGTACGTCGCGGGCCGCGGCATCCCGGACATCATCGCCGTCGAGCAGGACGCCTCCGGCGCTGCCTGGGACCTGGCGAAGTCCTACGCGAAGGCCATCGGCGGCACCCGCGCCGGCGTCATCAAGACGACCTTCACCGAGGAGACCGAGACCGACCTGTTCGGTGAGCAGGCCGTGCTCTGCGGTGGCGTCTCGCACCTCGTGCAGGCGGGCTTCGAGACCCTGACGGAGGCGGGCTACCAGCCGGAGATCGCCTACTTCGAGGTGCTCCACGAGCTCAAGCTGATCGTTGACCTCATGTGGGAGGGCGGCATCGCGAAGCAGCGCTGGAGCGTCTCCGACACGGCGGAGTACGGCGACTACGTCTCCGGCCCGCGCGTCGTCGACGCCGGCACCAAGGAGCGGATGCAGGGCATCCTCGCCGACATCCAGGACGGCACCTTCGCCAAGCGCTTCATCGGCGACCAGGACAACGGCGGCGAGGAGTTCCAGCGCCTGCGCGAGGAGGAGGCCGGGCACCCCATCGAGAAGACGGGCAAGGAGCTCCGCGCCCACTTCTCGTGGCAGCAGGCCGACGCCGACTACACGGAGGGCTCGGCCGCGCGCTGA